In one Saccharomyces eubayanus strain FM1318 mitochondrion, complete sequence, whole genome shotgun sequence genomic region, the following are encoded:
- a CDS encoding ATP8-like protein, with amino-acid sequence MPQLVPFYFMNQLTYGFLLMITLLILFSQFFLPMILRLYVSRLFISKL; translated from the coding sequence ATGCCACAATTAGTTCCATTTTATTTTATGAATCAATTAACTTATGGTTTCTTATTAATAATTCTATTATTAATTTTATTCTCACAATTCTTTTTACCTATGATCTTAAGATTATACGTATCTAGATTATTTATTTCTAAATTATAA
- a CDS encoding ATP synthase subunit C family protein, with the protein MQLVLAAKYIGAGISTIGLLGAGIGIAIVFAALINGVSRNPSIKDTVFPMAILGFALSEATGLFCLMVSFLLLFGV; encoded by the coding sequence ATGCAATTAGTATTAGCAGCTAAATATATTGGAGCAGGTATCTCAACAATTGGTTTATTAGGAGCAGGTATTGGTATTGCTATCGTATTCGCAGCTTTAATTAATGGTGTTTCAAGAAACCCTTCTATTAAAGATCTAGTATTCCCTATGGCTATTTTAGGTTTCGCATTATCAGAAGCTACAGGTTTATTCTGTTTAATGGTTTCATTCTTATTATTATTCGGTGTTTAA
- a CDS encoding cytochrome c oxidase subunit I: protein MVQRWLYSTNAKDIAVLYFMLAIFSGMAGTAMSLIIRLELAAPGSQYLQGNAQLFNVLVVGHAVLMIFFLVMPSLIGGFGNYLLPLMIGATDTAFPRINNIAFWVLPMGLVCLVTSTLVESGAGTGWTVYPPLSSIQAHSGPSVDLAIFALHLTSISSLLGAINFIVTTLNMRTNGMTMHKLPLFVWSIFITAFLLLLSLPVLSAGITMLLLDRNFNTSFFEVAGGGDPILYEHLFWFFGHPEVYILIIPGFGIISHVVSTYSKKPVFGEISMVYAMASIGLLGFLVWSHHMYIVGLDADTRAYFTSATMIIAIPTGIKIFSWLATIYGGSIRLATPMLYAIAFLFLFTMGGLTGVALANASLDVAFHDTYYVVGHFHYVLSMGAIFSLFAGYYYWSPQILGLNYNEKLAQIQFWLIFIGANVIFFPMHFLGINGMPRRIPDYPDAFAGWNYVASIGSFIATISLFLFIYILYDQLVNGLNNKVTNKSVVYSKAPDFVESNMIFNLNTVKSSSIEFLLTSPPAVHSFNTPAVQS, encoded by the exons ATGGTACAAAGATGATTATATTCAACAAATGCAAAAGATATTGCAGTATTATATTTTATGTTAGCTATTTTTAGTGGTATGGCAGGAACAGCAATGTCTTTAATCATTAGATTAGAATTAGCTGCACCTGGTTCACAATACTTACAAGGAAATGCTCAATTATTCAATGTTTTAGTAGTAGGTCATGCTGTATTAATGATTTTCTTCTTAGTAATGCCTAGTTTAATTGGTGGGTTTGGTAA TTATTTATTACCATTAATAATTGGTGCTACAGATACAGCATTTCCAAGAATTAATAATATTGCATTTTGAGTATTACCTATGGGATTAGTATGTTTAGTTACATCTACTTTAGTAGAATCAGGTGCTGGTACAGGATGAACTGTA TATCCACCATTATCATCTATTCAAGCACATTCAGGACCAAGTGTAGATTTAGCAATTTTTGCTTTACATTTAACATCAATTTCATCATTATTAGGTGCTATTAATTTCATTGTAACAACATTAAATATGAGAACAAATGGTATGACAATGCATAAATTACCATTATTTGTATGATCAATTTTCATTACAGCGTTCTTATTATTATTATCATTACCTGTATTATCTGCTGGTATTACAATGTTATTATTAGATAGAAACTTTAATACTTCATTCTTCGAAGTTGCAGGAGGTGGTGACCCCATCTTATACGAGCATTTATTTT GATTCTTTGGTCATCCAGAGGTATATATTTTAATTATTCCTGGTTTTGGTATTATTTCACATGTTGTATCAACATATTCTAAAAAACCTGTATTTGGTGAAATTTCAATGGTATATGCTATGGCATCTATTGGATTATTAGGATTCTTAGTATGATCACATCATATGTATATTGTAGGATTAGATGCAGATA CTAGAGCCTATTTTCTTTCCGCAACTATGATCATTGCTATTCCTACAGGAATTAAAATCTTTTCATGATTAGCGACGATCTACGGTGGTTCAATTAGATTAGCACTACCAATGTTATATGCTATTGCATTCTTATTCTTATTCACTATAGGAGGTTTAACAGGTGTAGCTTTAGCTAACGCCTCATTAGATGTAGCATTCCACGATA CTTATTACGTAGTGGGACATTTCC ATTATGTATTATCAATGGGTGCTATTTTCTCATTATTTGCAGGATACTATTATTGAAGTCCTCAAATTTTAGGTTTAAATTATAACGAAAAATTAGCTCAAATTCAATTCTGATTAATCTTCATCGGGGCTAATGTTATCTTCTTCCCTATGCATTTCTTAGGTATTAATGGTATGCCCAGAAGAATTCCAGATTACCCTGATGCTTTCGCTGGTTGAAATTATGTAGCTTCTATTGGTTCATTTATTGCACTTATCTCATTATTCTTATTCATCTATATTTTATATGATCAATTAGTTAATGGTTTAAATAATAAAGTTACTAATAAATCAGTTGTTTACTCTAAAGCACCCGATTTTGTTGAATCTAATATGATCTTCAATTTAAATACAGTTAAATCTTCATCTATTGAATTCTTATTAACTTCTCCACCAGCTGTACATTCATTCAATACACCAGCTGTACAATCTTAA
- a CDS encoding VAR1-like protein, with product MKLKLLRMINKDNLNNKKLMLKNILLEMNIKRMNNMKTMYNNNNMDINNKNNKLQHLNNMNTWNTQIYNYNKNMEINNTMNDKLITKLLYKMMTLRLNNNKTNKIIISKPINQHSLNKLNIKFYYYMNNNNNNNNDMNNNNNYYMNMINRLMNIMNNNMNNSLSNILSYYYNKRVTIEPIKLSYIYMNSDIFSKYISLNDMDKYNNGIMTNYQRMLNNIMPKLNDHNISMNYINNMNNINNIKYNNIITPYGINNNINKLYNNMNIDNIPMDILMFKYLVGWSIKLKGRLSNNIGRTSTTILLNGTFNNKKYLWSNINNNYKLNYISSNHNLYNNSNINKNGKYNIKVKLNFI from the coding sequence ATGAAATTAAAATTATTAAGAATAATTAATAAAGATAATTTAAATAATAAAAAATTAATATTAAAAAATATTTTATTAGAAATAAATATTAAAAGAATAAATAATATAAAAACAATATATAATAATAATAATATAGATATTAATAATAAAAATAATAAATTACAACATTTAAATAATATAAATACTTGAAATCTACAAATTTATAATTATAATAAGAATATAGAGATTAATAATACTATAAATGATAAATTAATTACTAAATTATTATATAAAATAATAACATTAAGATTAAATAATAATAAAACAAATAAAATTATTATTAGTAAACCTATTAATCAACATAGTTTAAATAAATTAAATATTAAATTCTATTATTATATAAATAATAATAATAATAATAATAATGATATAAATAATAATAATAATTATTATATAAATATAATTAATAGATTAATAAATATTATAAATAATAATATAAATAATAGTTTAAGTAATATTTTAAGTTATTATTATAATAAAAGAGTAACAATTGAACCTATTAAATTATCATATATTTATATAAATAGTGATATTTTTAGTAAATATATTAGTTTAAATGATATAGATAAATATAATAATGGAATTATAACAAATTATCAACGTATATTAAATAATATTATACCTAAATTAAATGATCATAATATTTCTATAAATTATATTAATAATATAAATAATATTAATAATATTAAATATAATAATATTATTACACCTTATGGTATTAATAATAATATTAATAAATTATATAATAATATAAATATTGATAATATTCCTATAGATATTTTAATATTTAAATATTTAGTAGGTTGATCTATTAAATTAAAAGGTAGATTAAGTAATAATATTGGTAGAACTAGTACTCTTATCTTATTAAATGGTACTTTTAATAATAAAAAATATTTATGAAGTAATATTAATAATAATTATAAATTAAATTATATCTCTTCTAATCATAATTTATATAATAATTCTAATATTAATAAAAATGGTAAATATAATATTAAAGTTAAATTAAACTTTATCTAA
- a CDS encoding F0F1 ATP synthase subunit A, producing MFNLLNTYITSPLDQFEIRTLLGLQSSFIDLSCLNLTTFSLYTIIVLLVILCLYTLTNNNNKIIGSRWLISQEAIYDTIMNMVKGQIGGKNWGLYFPMIFTFFMFIFIANLISMIPYSFALSAHLVFIISLSIIIWLGNTILGLYKHGWTFFSLFVPTGTPLPLVPLLVIIETLSYIARSISLGLRLGSNILAGHLLMIILAGLTFNFMLINLFTLVFGFVPLAMILAIMFLEFAIGIIQSYVWCILTASYLKDAVYLH from the coding sequence ATGTTTAATTTATTAAATACATATATTACATCACCATTAGATCAATTTGAGATTAGACTATTATTAGGTTTACAATCATCATTTATTGATTTAAGTTGTTTAAATTTAACAACATTTTCATTATATACTATTATTGTATTATTAGTTATTTTATGTTTATATCTATTAACTAATAATAATAATAAAATTATTGGTTCTAGATGATTAATTTCACAAGAAGCTATTTATGATACTATTATAAATATGGTTAAAGGACAAATCGGAGGTAAAAATTGAGGATTATATTTCCCTATGATTTTTACTTTCTTTATGTTTATTTTTATTGCTAATTTAATTAGTATGATTCCTTATTCATTCGCTTTATCAGCTCATTTAGTATTTATTATTTCTTTAAGTATTATTATTTGATTAGGTAATACTATTTTAGGTTTATATAAACATGGATGACTATTCTTCTCATTATTTGTTCCTACTGGTACACCTTTACCATTAGTTCCTTTATTAGTTATTATTGAAACTTTATCTTATATTGCTAGATCTATTTCTTTAGGTTTAAGATTAGGTTCTAATATTTTAGCTGGTCATTTATTAATGATTATTTTAGCTGGTTTACTATTTAACTTTATGTTAATTAACTTATTTACTTTAGTATTCGGTTTTGTACCTTTAGCTATAATCTTAGCTATTATGTTCTTAGAATTCGCTATTGGTATTATTCAAAGTTATGTTTGATGTATCTTAACTGCTTCTTATTTAAAAGATGCCGTATATTTACACTAA